A stretch of bacterium DNA encodes these proteins:
- a CDS encoding AbgT family transporter — MSLVKKVPNVFVIVFSLIILAAVATWVLPGGAFDRTSEDVGGVSREVLVEGSYHAVDAVPQTWEVFTAPMDGFLRLAEIIAFIFLVGGAFSILNETGAIAAGTRQLVRKLEGREFLIIPIVMTFFSLFGAVFGMCEEAMPFVLIFVPLALSLGYDSFVGVSLTFLAAGVGFAGAFINPFTLQIAQGLAGVPLVSGWEYRVIVWVLITGGSIAWVMVYAARIKKDPTRSLMYELDNERRKEIQQKQMEQGDFSGRHVATLLILLGGVIGMIFGVTMYGWYITELSALFLAMGVLAGVVSRQSPNDLAKHFIMGVKDMTSAAMIVGFAGGIIVLLEDGHVMDTILYGMSRVTSNMPRMLSADAMYGMQMALNFFIPSGSTKAALTMPIMGPLADLSGLTRQTAVLAYQLGDGFTNMIIPTSGVTIGTLTMAKIPYDRWFKWHLPMQVFFFVLSLLLLVWPVLTHWQ; from the coding sequence ATGTCGCTGGTCAAGAAAGTCCCCAACGTATTTGTCATCGTCTTTTCCCTCATTATTCTCGCGGCCGTGGCAACATGGGTGCTGCCCGGCGGTGCATTTGATCGTACGTCCGAAGATGTGGGCGGCGTCTCGCGTGAGGTGCTGGTCGAGGGCTCCTATCACGCAGTGGATGCCGTGCCGCAGACCTGGGAGGTATTCACGGCGCCGATGGACGGCTTCCTGCGTCTTGCCGAAATTATCGCCTTCATTTTCCTCGTCGGCGGTGCGTTTTCCATACTCAATGAAACCGGTGCCATCGCGGCAGGAACCAGGCAGCTAGTGCGCAAGCTCGAAGGCAGGGAATTCCTCATCATTCCCATCGTGATGACCTTCTTCTCGCTGTTCGGCGCGGTGTTCGGCATGTGCGAAGAGGCGATGCCCTTCGTCCTCATCTTCGTCCCTCTTGCTCTCTCGCTCGGCTACGATTCTTTCGTTGGCGTGAGTCTGACCTTCCTGGCGGCGGGAGTCGGTTTTGCCGGCGCCTTCATTAACCCATTCACGCTGCAGATTGCACAGGGACTCGCAGGCGTACCTCTCGTCTCGGGCTGGGAATACCGCGTGATCGTCTGGGTGCTGATTACCGGGGGCAGTATCGCCTGGGTGATGGTCTATGCGGCACGAATTAAAAAAGATCCGACCCGCTCGCTGATGTATGAACTGGACAATGAGCGGCGGAAGGAAATCCAGCAGAAGCAGATGGAGCAGGGGGACTTCTCCGGCAGGCATGTTGCCACGCTCCTCATTCTCCTCGGTGGCGTCATTGGGATGATTTTCGGCGTGACCATGTATGGCTGGTATATCACGGAGCTGTCGGCGCTGTTTCTTGCCATGGGCGTGCTTGCCGGTGTGGTGTCGCGGCAGTCGCCCAACGACCTCGCGAAGCATTTCATCATGGGGGTGAAGGACATGACCAGCGCGGCCATGATCGTCGGTTTTGCCGGTGGGATTATCGTGCTTCTCGAAGACGGACATGTCATGGATACCATTCTCTACGGGATGTCGCGTGTGACTTCAAACATGCCGCGCATGCTCTCTGCCGACGCCATGTATGGCATGCAGATGGCGCTGAACTTCTTCATCCCTTCGGGCTCCACCAAGGCGGCGCTCACCATGCCCATCATGGGTCCCCTCGCAGATCTGTCGGGACTGACCCGCCAGACCGCTGTGCTCGCCTATCAACTGGGGGATGGATTCACGAACATGATTATTCCCACCTCCGGTGTCACCATTGGGACGCTCACCATGGCGAAAATTCCCTACGACCGCTGGTTCAAATGGCATCTCCCCATGCAGGTATTCTTTTTCGTACTCTCGCTGCTTCTTCTCGTCTGGCCCGTGCTTACGCACTGGCAGTAG
- a CDS encoding methyltransferase domain-containing protein → MLPTMEQTQQEITAYYDSFYSEGDFTYYSPAVSRAALSAIMQKAGIATGARVLDVGCGTGFYSGLLQELGYEVTGVDVSTAAIEKARALHPGIRFEQADILEASEDFRGYDVVFAIGFSPLNTANMQNLHNVMNALLRLVNDNGILLFLGGSTLSGDATAPSNWHNHVWKDILSIAPEGSEVISGPWLTHFQLLRMLPSAIALSTPLTLLLRFLPLRFVRRIVLAIRPSPTASA, encoded by the coding sequence ATGTTGCCGACAATGGAACAGACACAACAGGAAATCACCGCTTACTACGACAGCTTTTACAGCGAAGGGGATTTCACGTACTACTCCCCCGCTGTTTCCCGCGCAGCGCTGTCAGCAATTATGCAGAAAGCGGGTATTGCGACCGGAGCGAGGGTGCTTGACGTTGGCTGCGGTACGGGTTTTTACAGCGGACTGCTACAAGAGCTGGGCTACGAGGTCACGGGGGTGGATGTCAGCACAGCGGCAATAGAAAAAGCCCGGGCGCTGCATCCCGGCATCCGCTTTGAACAGGCCGACATACTTGAGGCGAGTGAGGATTTCAGGGGATACGATGTGGTGTTTGCCATTGGTTTCAGTCCGCTCAACACGGCAAATATGCAGAATCTGCATAATGTGATGAACGCGCTGCTTAGGCTCGTGAACGACAACGGCATCCTTCTTTTCCTCGGGGGAAGCACACTGAGCGGAGATGCGACTGCGCCGTCGAACTGGCATAATCACGTTTGGAAAGATATCCTCTCCATCGCGCCGGAAGGATCAGAGGTGATATCGGGTCCCTGGCTGACGCATTTCCAATTGCTGCGCATGCTCCCTTCTGCCATCGCGCTGAGCACGCCTCTCACCTTGCTGCTGCGCTTCCTGCCATTGCGTTTCGTGCGTAGAATCGTGCTTGCTATTCGTCCCTCGCCTACTGCCAGTGCGTAA
- a CDS encoding glycosyl hydrolase, whose product MTMRTALHFLMTALLLVMTTFSATAQEEEADESAAKLSSSTLSGLKFRGIGPALPSGRIIDFAVRPDNHAEYYVAVASGGVWKTVNDGISYAPVFDAEASYSIGCVTIDPNNPHTVWVGSGENNSQRSVSYGDGVYRSTDGGKSWKNMGLKKSEHIGKIVIDPTDSRVVYVAAQGPLWGPGGDRGLYKSIDAGESWTPVLQISENTGVTDVVMDPRDSQVLYAASYQRRRHVWTLINGGPENMIFKSTNGGADWDTLKTGLPGGDVGRIGLAVSPANPDYIYAIIEGEKGGIFRSTNRGGSWEKRGSYQSNSAQYYSELVCDPLDPDKVYSLDTYSRVTEDGFKTERHLGNRHRHVDDHALWIDPDNTDHLLIGCDGGVYDSYDGGKQWRYKSNLPVTQFYRVSVDNAEPFYNVYGGTQDNQSLGGPSRTVNKDGIFNEDWIYTNGGDGFETQIDPVNPDIVYAQSQYGFLTRFDKRSGEKLGIQPQPAPGEQPYRWNWDSPLLISPHKATRLYFAANKLFRSDDRGESWTTISPDLTRQIDRNTLPVMGKVWGPEAVAKNASTSLYGTIVALDESPKVEGLLYVGTDDGLIQVSEDGGANWREVSSIKGVPERTYVSFLHASRHDANTVYAAFDNHKMADFKPYVYRSTDRGRSWTAIGGTLPDNGPVYAIAQDHVDADLLFVGTEFGVHVSTDAGGSWTQLKSGLPTIAVKDLTIQQRENDLVLGTFGRGFYILDDYTPLRSIDAGLLEGDAHIFPVKDALMFIEATHRGVHSQGETFFTAPNPDFGATFTYYVKEGIKSAKAKRQAEAKKLEKEGKTPPYPDWETLRAEDNEIEAYLLFTIRSSDGNVVRKLRAPAKKGVQRITWDLRYAGRTPVSKKSKVNEADALLVLPGTYSVELASVVGGVQKKLAGPVQFTARVLNNTTLPAADRAALVQFQQRLGEIQRVTRGVQKYAAEVQERLDATDKALQITPEAGPELVKRWKDMRDSMLDINRRLNGDQTIRSRNGSYARSVVERIEYLMYFIYRSTSAPAPQHIKQADDAASLIRAITAELKKIGEVELPQLETELEQLGAPWTPGRLPELR is encoded by the coding sequence ATGACTATGAGAACTGCACTACACTTTCTGATGACAGCACTGCTGCTGGTCATGACGACATTTTCCGCAACTGCGCAGGAAGAGGAGGCTGATGAAAGCGCCGCGAAGCTTTCTTCCTCCACGCTTTCCGGTTTGAAATTCCGGGGCATTGGTCCCGCGCTGCCTTCGGGACGCATCATCGACTTTGCGGTGCGGCCGGACAATCACGCCGAGTATTATGTGGCCGTTGCCTCGGGCGGCGTATGGAAAACCGTGAATGACGGGATTTCCTATGCGCCGGTGTTCGACGCGGAAGCGTCGTATTCCATCGGCTGCGTCACCATCGATCCGAATAATCCCCACACCGTCTGGGTCGGAAGCGGTGAGAACAACAGCCAGCGCAGCGTCTCGTATGGCGACGGGGTCTATCGCTCCACCGACGGCGGCAAGAGCTGGAAGAATATGGGACTCAAGAAATCCGAGCATATCGGAAAGATTGTCATCGACCCGACGGACTCACGCGTGGTCTACGTGGCCGCACAGGGACCGCTCTGGGGTCCGGGTGGCGACCGCGGTCTTTACAAAAGCATCGACGCAGGTGAGAGCTGGACGCCGGTGCTGCAGATATCCGAGAATACGGGCGTGACCGATGTGGTCATGGATCCGCGCGACAGCCAGGTGCTGTATGCGGCGTCCTATCAGCGTCGCAGGCATGTGTGGACGCTGATCAATGGGGGACCGGAGAACATGATTTTCAAATCCACCAATGGCGGTGCAGACTGGGACACGCTGAAAACCGGACTGCCCGGCGGAGATGTGGGACGCATCGGACTCGCCGTTTCACCGGCAAACCCTGACTATATCTATGCCATAATCGAAGGCGAAAAGGGTGGCATTTTCCGCAGCACCAACCGCGGCGGAAGCTGGGAAAAGCGCGGCAGCTATCAGTCCAACAGTGCCCAGTACTACAGCGAACTGGTGTGCGACCCTCTCGATCCCGATAAAGTCTATTCCCTCGACACCTACTCCCGTGTAACCGAAGACGGCTTCAAGACCGAGCGTCATCTCGGCAACCGGCACCGGCATGTTGACGACCACGCACTGTGGATTGATCCAGACAATACGGACCACCTGCTCATCGGTTGCGACGGCGGTGTGTATGACAGTTATGATGGCGGAAAGCAGTGGCGATACAAGTCCAATCTCCCTGTCACGCAGTTCTACCGCGTTTCCGTTGACAATGCCGAACCGTTTTACAATGTCTATGGCGGGACGCAGGACAATCAGAGTCTCGGGGGGCCTTCACGCACGGTCAACAAGGATGGCATTTTCAACGAGGACTGGATTTATACCAACGGGGGTGATGGCTTTGAAACGCAGATCGATCCCGTGAATCCTGACATCGTGTATGCACAGTCGCAGTACGGCTTCCTGACACGCTTCGACAAGCGGAGTGGTGAGAAGCTCGGCATTCAGCCGCAGCCCGCGCCGGGTGAACAGCCCTATCGCTGGAACTGGGATTCTCCGCTGCTCATCAGTCCCCACAAAGCCACGCGCCTGTACTTCGCTGCCAACAAGCTTTTCCGCAGTGATGATCGGGGCGAGAGCTGGACCACCATCAGTCCCGACCTCACCCGTCAGATCGACCGTAACACGCTGCCCGTCATGGGCAAGGTCTGGGGTCCTGAAGCTGTCGCGAAAAATGCATCCACTTCGCTGTATGGTACCATCGTGGCGCTCGACGAGTCACCGAAAGTTGAAGGTCTGCTTTACGTCGGCACCGATGATGGATTGATTCAGGTCAGTGAAGACGGCGGCGCAAACTGGAGGGAAGTGTCGTCCATCAAAGGCGTGCCTGAGCGCACGTATGTGAGTTTCCTTCATGCTTCACGGCATGATGCGAATACCGTGTACGCTGCCTTCGACAATCACAAGATGGCCGATTTCAAACCGTACGTCTATCGCAGTACGGACAGGGGACGCAGCTGGACCGCGATCGGCGGCACGCTGCCCGACAATGGTCCCGTCTACGCCATCGCACAGGATCATGTCGACGCAGACCTGCTTTTTGTCGGCACGGAATTCGGCGTGCACGTTTCCACCGATGCAGGCGGCAGCTGGACGCAGCTGAAGTCCGGTCTGCCCACCATTGCGGTAAAAGACCTGACCATACAGCAGCGTGAGAACGACCTCGTGCTCGGTACCTTCGGGCGCGGCTTCTATATCCTCGATGATTATACGCCGCTGCGCAGTATCGATGCCGGGCTTCTCGAAGGTGACGCCCACATTTTCCCTGTCAAGGATGCGCTCATGTTCATCGAAGCCACGCATCGCGGCGTGCATTCGCAGGGAGAGACCTTCTTCACTGCCCCGAATCCGGACTTCGGCGCCACCTTCACCTACTACGTGAAGGAGGGCATCAAATCGGCAAAAGCCAAGCGGCAGGCCGAAGCGAAAAAGCTGGAAAAGGAAGGCAAGACGCCGCCGTATCCGGACTGGGAAACACTGCGCGCGGAAGACAATGAGATAGAGGCCTATTTGCTGTTCACCATCCGCTCGTCCGATGGAAATGTTGTGCGCAAACTGCGCGCTCCGGCAAAGAAAGGCGTGCAGCGCATTACATGGGACTTGCGGTATGCGGGACGCACACCAGTGAGCAAGAAGAGCAAGGTGAATGAAGCCGATGCACTGCTCGTGCTCCCGGGCACATACAGCGTGGAGCTTGCATCCGTCGTCGGCGGCGTGCAGAAAAAGCTTGCGGGTCCCGTACAGTTCACTGCCCGTGTACTCAACAACACCACGCTTCCTGCAGCGGATCGTGCCGCACTCGTGCAGTTCCAGCAGCGCCTGGGTGAAATCCAGCGTGTGACGCGTGGTGTGCAGAAATATGCCGCGGAGGTGCAGGAACGGCTCGACGCTACAGACAAGGCCCTGCAGATAACACCCGAGGCGGGTCCTGAGCTGGTGAAGCGCTGGAAGGACATGCGTGACAGCATGCTCGACATCAATCGGCGTCTCAACGGCGATCAGACCATCCGTTCACGCAACGGCAGTTATGCGCGCTCGGTGGTCGAACGCATCGAATACCTGATGTACTTCATCTATCGTTCGACCTCGGCTCCCGCACCGCAGCATATCAAACAGGCTGACGATGCAGCATCGCTGATCCGTGCAATCACGGCTGAACTCAAGAAAATCGGAGAAGTGGAACTGCCGCAGCTCGAAACCGAGCTGGAGCAGTTGGGTGCGCCCTGGACGCCGGGACGGCTTCCCGAACTGCGATAA
- a CDS encoding transglutaminase family protein, with the protein MIIHRTTLVLFFLAFPLIVFGQTRNYVIEVGSLPCGRMTLDAQHLANGYMEYDLREERSVRTLAGREETWLHTVHLLADTALRIVSLDAMEKRGDTEWKVKGSAVGDVLYFSRQFPDGETQRWREDRSAVADILLPELLHRLDAPLPEQMLSTRSFEAAPVVLEIARTPQNEYVITADGQMEMLVESAGLLQQWSRPEYGVVVRRSEVNPVLRPCDLGCGLLWQGERLQLPTRPENIRSMELRVILKAGSNVRLFPEDSRQSLPGVSGSSLDTVQLSIERSYQRFEDEELPYRDAALKQYLKPSHYLALDNENIRKRAAELRNWERNGGIVAEAIMRWCGENFVQDEFMPIVTADKIVQAPRGNAAHAALLFVALARKAGVPARFVLGMHPQDGHWQSTVWVEAWTGDWVCVDPIAGRIIEDAQHVKLVHSATFQELLTLAGQLRNNVQLLVDEVERIDESAAAELPTAIVNNVYSNREYRCEITAPSGWLLEERTVGKEIVLTAVPELGSEVHFELHLFANPFLQPTDALFETRVRALSAVLADAEVEEKGEIRFGDRRAPYVIYSYNDSREDSGADRIRTADCMFSILQRGYLLRFTAPAAQFSRYADQLQNILQSMKLFASP; encoded by the coding sequence ATGATCATACATCGTACGACACTCGTTCTATTCTTTCTCGCCTTCCCGTTGATCGTCTTCGGGCAGACGCGCAACTACGTGATCGAGGTCGGCTCGCTCCCGTGCGGCCGGATGACCTTGGATGCGCAGCATCTGGCGAACGGCTATATGGAATACGACCTCCGGGAGGAGCGCAGCGTGCGGACGCTCGCAGGCAGGGAGGAAACCTGGCTGCACACCGTGCATCTGCTGGCGGATACCGCCCTTCGCATTGTTTCTCTCGACGCCATGGAGAAACGCGGGGATACCGAATGGAAGGTGAAGGGAAGTGCGGTCGGCGATGTACTGTACTTTTCCCGGCAGTTTCCTGATGGAGAGACGCAGCGCTGGAGGGAAGACCGCAGCGCTGTTGCGGATATCCTGCTTCCGGAACTGCTGCACAGACTGGATGCCCCGCTGCCCGAACAGATGCTTTCCACCCGCAGTTTTGAAGCGGCCCCCGTCGTTCTCGAAATAGCGAGGACGCCACAGAATGAATATGTCATCACTGCTGACGGACAGATGGAGATGCTTGTCGAATCGGCAGGACTCCTCCAACAGTGGTCGCGTCCCGAGTACGGTGTCGTCGTGCGCCGGTCCGAAGTCAATCCCGTACTTCGTCCCTGTGATCTCGGCTGCGGACTGCTCTGGCAGGGTGAACGACTGCAGCTTCCGACACGACCCGAAAACATCCGCAGCATGGAGTTGCGTGTCATCCTCAAGGCGGGCAGCAACGTACGGCTGTTTCCGGAAGATTCACGCCAGAGTCTGCCCGGGGTCTCGGGCAGTTCCCTTGATACCGTGCAACTGAGCATTGAACGCAGTTATCAGCGCTTCGAGGATGAGGAACTTCCCTATCGTGATGCCGCACTGAAGCAATATCTCAAACCGTCGCACTATCTCGCACTCGACAATGAGAACATACGCAAACGGGCGGCGGAACTCCGAAACTGGGAACGCAACGGTGGCATCGTTGCCGAGGCGATCATGCGCTGGTGCGGTGAGAATTTCGTGCAGGACGAATTCATGCCCATCGTCACAGCGGACAAAATCGTACAGGCGCCGCGCGGCAATGCTGCACACGCGGCCCTGCTCTTCGTGGCTCTTGCACGGAAAGCCGGCGTGCCGGCCCGTTTCGTCCTGGGCATGCATCCGCAGGATGGACACTGGCAGAGTACGGTATGGGTGGAGGCGTGGACCGGTGACTGGGTGTGCGTCGATCCGATCGCAGGACGCATCATCGAGGATGCCCAGCATGTGAAACTTGTGCATTCCGCCACCTTCCAGGAGCTGCTCACACTGGCCGGGCAGCTGCGGAACAATGTGCAGCTGCTTGTGGATGAAGTAGAGCGCATCGACGAAAGCGCTGCCGCTGAACTCCCCACGGCCATCGTCAACAACGTCTACAGTAACAGGGAATATCGTTGCGAGATCACGGCTCCCTCGGGATGGCTGCTCGAAGAACGTACCGTGGGCAAGGAAATCGTTCTCACTGCGGTGCCCGAGCTGGGATCGGAAGTCCACTTCGAACTGCATCTCTTCGCCAATCCCTTCCTGCAGCCGACGGACGCGTTATTTGAAACCCGCGTGCGTGCGCTCTCGGCCGTGCTCGCGGATGCGGAAGTGGAAGAAAAGGGAGAAATCCGTTTTGGTGATCGTCGCGCACCATACGTAATCTACAGCTACAATGATTCGCGTGAAGACTCGGGGGCTGACCGCATTCGCACGGCGGACTGCATGTTCTCGATTCTTCAACGTGGATATCTGCTGCGCTTCACCGCTCCCGCAGCGCAGTTTTCCCGCTATGCGGATCAGCTGCAGAACATCCTTCAGAGCATGAAACTGTTCGCTTCTCCCTGA
- the pbpC gene encoding penicillin-binding protein 1C translates to MTDKRDRGSWQLEKGARRMLIAFVLLVTVLLVADRLFPPLALPAYSTQIHDRDGNLLSAFLTSDDKWRLRTRVKDVTPDLVLAIVRKEDRYFLLHHGVNPLAILRAAYSNIISGKRVSGASTITMQVVRMQEPDRRSYVVKFREMLRAVQLELHYSKREILERYLSLLPMGGNIEGVASASWIYFNRPPGKLSLAQSISLAVLPNDPNTFRLDRHTSPLRKAVHRWLRRFVHDGVFSPQLIDEALDEEFTVARNAPPMRAPHLSQMLRSRSHRDMLQTTIDAAVQDAAERLLFHHVQRVMAQGVSNGAVLVIRNDSMDVSAWVGSADYADVYNEGQVNGASAIRSPGSTLKPFLYARALNEGSLTPLMHLLDIPSDFGGYAPENYDAVFQGDVTLEHALLQSLNIPAVRELARQGTGEFTNWMEALGFSEIAAGKKDLGLSMILGGCGSTLEELTRAYSMFAREGRAAPLRFFTDDPMDEGQQGISAPAAYMISDMLSKHNRPDISPELIARSGLPRIAWKTGTSYGKRDAWAIGWNARYTIGVWMGNFSGEGAPHLSGAVMAVPLLVDLFHAIDREGGDWFTQPDGLQRRKVCARTGLLPSPHCGELVDDWAISACSTQQRCALMQPYHVDMERTVHYCMDCLPDSGAEEVWYPAYDPGLALWFDQNNIGIDRPPPHFPGCTARHGGEGPEILSPTTDYTYYIERGAEQQLLLQAVSPPGVRRQYWYVDGDLLSEVEAGGRVFFQPVRKKHRITCMDDAGRESSVTVTIVYY, encoded by the coding sequence ATGACAGACAAGAGGGACAGAGGTTCTTGGCAACTGGAGAAGGGCGCACGGCGCATGCTCATCGCCTTCGTTCTTCTCGTTACCGTGCTGCTCGTAGCAGACCGCCTGTTTCCTCCACTGGCGTTGCCCGCTTACAGCACGCAGATTCATGACCGCGACGGAAATCTTCTCAGCGCGTTCCTGACCTCTGATGACAAGTGGCGTCTCCGTACGCGCGTGAAAGATGTGACACCTGATCTCGTTCTCGCGATCGTGAGGAAGGAGGACAGGTACTTCCTTCTGCATCATGGGGTGAATCCTCTTGCCATTCTGCGCGCTGCATATTCAAACATCATATCCGGGAAACGGGTATCAGGGGCCTCGACGATCACCATGCAGGTTGTGCGCATGCAGGAGCCAGACCGGCGCAGCTACGTCGTCAAGTTCCGGGAAATGCTGCGTGCCGTGCAGCTCGAACTGCATTACTCGAAGCGGGAAATCCTCGAGCGCTATCTGAGTCTGCTCCCGATGGGAGGGAATATCGAGGGTGTGGCCTCCGCATCATGGATTTATTTCAATCGTCCCCCCGGAAAGCTCAGCCTGGCGCAGTCGATCTCCCTGGCTGTGCTTCCCAATGACCCGAACACATTTCGGCTCGACCGTCACACCTCACCGTTGCGCAAGGCCGTCCATCGCTGGCTTCGTCGCTTCGTACATGATGGCGTGTTTTCACCGCAGTTGATAGATGAAGCCCTGGATGAAGAATTTACCGTCGCCCGCAACGCGCCTCCCATGCGTGCGCCGCATCTTTCACAAATGCTGCGCAGCCGCAGCCACAGGGACATGCTGCAAACAACCATCGACGCTGCGGTTCAGGATGCTGCTGAGCGACTGCTGTTTCATCATGTACAGCGCGTCATGGCGCAGGGTGTGAGCAATGGTGCCGTGCTGGTGATACGCAACGACAGCATGGATGTATCGGCCTGGGTCGGGTCGGCGGACTATGCGGACGTGTACAATGAGGGACAGGTGAATGGAGCGAGCGCCATTCGCTCTCCAGGCTCGACGCTCAAACCATTTCTCTATGCACGCGCTTTGAATGAAGGGAGCCTGACGCCACTGATGCATCTGCTGGATATCCCCTCGGACTTCGGTGGGTATGCGCCGGAGAACTACGATGCTGTCTTTCAAGGCGATGTGACACTGGAACATGCATTGCTGCAGTCTCTGAATATTCCAGCTGTTCGTGAGCTTGCACGGCAGGGTACGGGTGAGTTCACGAACTGGATGGAAGCGCTGGGTTTCTCGGAAATTGCAGCAGGGAAAAAAGACCTCGGACTTTCCATGATACTTGGAGGTTGTGGCAGCACGCTTGAAGAGCTGACCCGGGCGTACAGTATGTTCGCGAGGGAGGGACGTGCGGCACCGCTCCGGTTTTTCACGGACGATCCGATGGACGAGGGACAACAGGGGATTTCCGCACCGGCGGCTTATATGATATCGGATATGCTCTCGAAACATAATCGCCCGGACATATCACCGGAGTTGATAGCGAGATCCGGTTTGCCGCGCATTGCGTGGAAAACAGGGACGAGTTATGGCAAGCGTGACGCCTGGGCAATCGGGTGGAATGCACGATATACCATCGGTGTGTGGATGGGAAATTTCAGCGGAGAAGGAGCGCCGCATCTCTCCGGCGCCGTGATGGCTGTGCCATTGCTCGTAGATCTGTTTCATGCCATCGACCGTGAAGGAGGGGATTGGTTTACGCAGCCCGATGGATTGCAGCGCCGTAAGGTCTGCGCCAGAACGGGTTTACTCCCATCCCCGCATTGTGGGGAATTGGTAGATGACTGGGCCATATCCGCATGTTCGACGCAGCAGCGCTGTGCGTTGATGCAGCCGTATCATGTCGACATGGAACGGACCGTGCATTACTGCATGGACTGTCTGCCCGACAGCGGAGCAGAGGAGGTCTGGTATCCCGCGTACGATCCTGGACTCGCGTTGTGGTTCGATCAGAACAACATCGGCATTGATCGTCCCCCGCCGCACTTCCCCGGTTGTACGGCGCGCCACGGTGGAGAAGGCCCCGAGATTCTGAGTCCGACAACGGACTACACGTATTATATCGAGCGGGGAGCGGAACAGCAGCTGCTGCTGCAGGCAGTTTCGCCTCCGGGCGTGCGCAGGCAATACTGGTATGTGGATGGAGATCTTTTGTCTGAAGTAGAGGCCGGGGGAAGGGTGTTTTTCCAGCCCGTGAGAAAAAAGCATCGCATTACATGCATGGACGATGCCGGCAGGGAAAGCAGTGTGACGGTGACAATTGTGTATTATTGA